The Actinosynnema mirum DSM 43827 genomic interval GCCGGGGCCGCCTCGGCCGCTCGCCGTCCTCGGCGGGCGCGGGCTTGCGGGGGCGCTTCGGCCGCTCGTCGGCCTCCACCGCGTCCTCCGCCTCCACCGGCCTCGGGCGCTTCTTCGGCGGCCTCGGGGCCTCCTCGGCGTCCAGCTCGTCCTGCGTCACCCGGTTCGGGTCGCGCTGCAGGAACACCCGCGCGACGCCGATGCCGACGGTGAACAGCGTGGTCAGGGCCATCGCCGGGAAGGCGTTCATCAGCGGCTTGCCCAGGTCCAGCGCCAGCGCCATGCCCTGGCTGGACGAGTCGCCGGTGGCCAGCACGACCAGCGGCACCACGACCGCCACCACCAGCGGCGGCTGCACGACCGGGCCGAACATCGACCTGCGCTCGACGAACACCACGGCGCCCACCGAGCCCACGAAGAAGACCACCCCGAACAGCAGCCCCACTGTCTTCGACGAGTTCACGTCGATGAAGGCGCCGACGAACGCGAGGGCGAACGCGATGAGCACCGCGGCCCACCACTGCAGCCCGCGGAAGCTGCCGAACATGGCGCGGTCGTTCCAGCGGACTTCCTCGAACTCGTCGTCCTCATCCGGCTCGCTGCGCCGGTCACGCGTTGCGGCGGTCACGCTCACTCCTACGTTCGGGCCGGACCGATCCGGCATACGGTATCCGACTCCCGCCGGGCCGCGCGGGCTCCCGCCGCGCCTCGCGCCGGCGTCACTTCTTGTTACGCCTCACGGGCCCGCGAGGGTGCGCCGACCACCTCCCGGTCGTCGGCCCCGCGGACCTCGGGGGGCGGCGCGGGCGCCCCCGACGCGGCCGACAGCGGGGCCACGGCGGTCCGGAGGGCCTCCAGCGCGTCCAGCTCGCGCCTGCGCGCGGACAGGAACCGCTGCAGGTGCGTGCCGGACAGGTTCACCGCCTCCACCGCGCCCTCGGCGGCCCGGTGCGCCCGGCCCGCCTGGGCCTTGACCCGCTCGACGTCGTCGGCGAGCGCCCGGTCGGAGGCCGCGAACACCGCGGCCGACGCGATCACCGCGAACCCGGTCGGGCCGCACAGGAACACCCTGCGGTCCAGCAGCCAGCGCAGCAGCTCCGGGTCGGTGTCCAGCGCCGCGACGACCGCGCCGTCGTTGGGCACGAACATCACCGTGCCGTAGATGGCGTCGGCCCACCGCTGGTAGCCCTTGCCCGCCAGCTCCGCCGCCCGCGCCCGGATGGTGCGCACGTGCACCCGCAGCGCGTCGGCGCGCTCGCGCGGGTCGTCGGTCTCCACGGCCTCCGCCCAGAGCGCCATGGACATCTTCGCGTCGACCGGCACCCGCCGTCCACCGCCGACCTCCAGCACCAGGTCCGGCCGCACCGAGCCGCCGCCCGCCACGTCCACCTGGAGCCCGAAGTGCACGCCCTCGCGCAGCCCGAGCGCGCGGGCGGTCTCCACCAGCACCCGCTCGCCCAGCTCGCCGCGCCCGCTGGAGGAGGAGAACGCCACCTCGTACCGCTGGAGCGCGAGCTGCCGCACCTCGCCCCGCTCCCGCTCCCGCCGCACCTCGTCCAGCGCGGCGTCCACGCGCCGCACGCTGTCCTGGTAGAGCCGCCACAGGAGCGCGAGCGCCCCCGCGAGCAGGAGCGCGACCACCACCGCCGCCGTGCTGAGGACCGCCGTCACGGCGCTGAATCATGGCCCACCGCCCTGCCCTCACCTGATCGAGCGACACGCCGGACGCGCGGCGACCCGGTCCGCCGGTGATCACCCCCTAGCGTGGCCGCCATGCGCTTGCTGCACACCTCCGACTGGCACGTGGGCCGCGTCTTCCACGGCCGCGACCTGCTGCGCGAGCAGGAAGCCGTGCTCGGCGGCCTGGCCGACCTGGTCGCCGACGAGCGGGTGGACGTGGTCGTGGTGTCCGGCGACCTGTTCGACCGCGCGGTGCCCAACGCCGAGGCGGTCGCGCTCTGCTCGCGGGTGCTGGAGCGGCTGCGGGCGGCGGGGGCGCGGGTTGTCGTCACGCCCGGCAACCACGACTCGGCGGCGCGCCTCGGCCTGTTCGGCGGGTTCGCGGCGGCCGGTGGCCTGCACCTGCGCACCCGCGTCGCCGACCTGGCCGACCCGGTGCTGCTGGCCGACGAGCACGGCCCGGTGGCGCTGTACGGCATCCCGTTCCTGGAGCCCGAGACGGCCAGGCACGTGCTGGGCGTGCCGTCCGCGCGCGGCCACGCGGGCGTGCTCACCGAGGCGATGCGCCGGGTCTCCGCCGACCTGGCCGCCCGGCCAGGGGACACCCGGTCGGTGGTGCTCGCGCACGCGTTCGTGACCGGGGGCGCGCCCAGCGACTCGGAGCGCACGATCGCGGTCGGCGGGGTGCAGGAGGTGTCCGGGTCGGTGTTCGACGGGATCGACTACGCGGCGCTCGGGCACCTGCACGGGTCGCAGGAGCTCGCGGACCACCTGCGCTACTCGGGCAGCCCGCTGGCCTACTCGTTCTCGGAGGCCGGGCACACCAAGTCGGTGTGGCTGGTCGAGCTGGGCGGGGGCGGGCTGGCCGGGGTGGAGCGCCGGGAGCTGCCGGTGCCGCGCCCGCTGGGGCGGTTGCGCGGGGAGCTGGGGGCGCTGCTGGCCGACCCGGCGCACACCGCGGTGGAGGGCAGCTTCCTGTCCGTGGAGCTGACCGACCGGGTCCGGCCGCTGGACGCGCTGCGGCGGTTGCAGGACCGGTTCAAGCACGCCGTGCACGTGGAGTGGAAGCCGGAGGGCGGCAGGCGCGCGGAGCTGCGGTTCGCGGAGCGGGTGCGCGGGCGGAGCGACGAGGAGGTGACGTGCTGCTTCGTGGAGGACGTGCGCAACAGCCCGCCGTCACCGGGTGAGCTGGCGCTGCTGCGCGAGGCGTTCGCGGCGGCCGGGCGGGAGGAGGGCGCGTGAGGCTGCACCGGTTGGAGCTGTCGGCGTTCGGGCCGTATCCGGGGCGCGAGGTGGTGGACTTCGACGCGCTCGGCGCGGACGGGCTGTTCCTGCTGCACGGGGACACCGGCGCGGGCAAGACGACGCTGCTGGACGCGGTCGCGTTCGCCCTGTTCGGGCAGGTGCCGGGGGCGCGCGGCGAGGTCAAGCGGCTGCGCTGCGACTACGCGTCCCCGGACGTGGAGACGGTGGTGTCGCTGGAGCTGACCGTGCGGGAGCGGCGGCTGGTGATCACCCGCAGCCCGGAGTACGAGCGGCCCAAGAAGCGCGGCGGCGGCACGACCAGGCAGAACGCGAAGGCGGCGCTGGCGTGGGTGAGCGGCTGGGAGGGCGAGGGGCACGGCCGGATCGACGAGGTGGCGCGCGAGGTCGAGTCGCTGCTGGGGATGACGGCGCACCAGTTCTTCCAGGTGGTGCTGCTGCCGCAGGGCGAGTTCGCGCGGTTCCTGCGGGCGGACACGGGCGAGCGGGAGAAGCTGCTGGAGAAGCTGTTCGGCACCGAGCGGTTCCTGGCGGTGGAGAAGTGGTTCCGGGAGCGCCGGGCCGAGCGGGGGCGGGAGCTGCGGGAGCTGACCGAGGCGAACGTCCGGCTGGCGGGCAACGTCGCCGAGGCCGCCCGCGCTGAGCAGCCGGAGGACGGCGGCGACCCGGCGTGGCTGGAGGCGCTGCTCGGCGGGCTGGCCGAGGAGGCGGGGCGCGCGCAGGAGCTGGCCGGGACGACCGCCGAGGCCAGAACCGGGGCCGAGCGGGCCTGGCAGGGCGCCCGCGACCTGGAGGCGCTGGTGGGGCGGGTGCGCCGGGCGCACGACGAGCTGGTGCGGTGCGCGGAGGACGAGCCGGAGCGCAAGCGGCTGCTGGACGAGGCAGAGGCCGCCAGGCGTGCCGCGCCGGTCGTCCAGGCCCTGCGGGGCGGGGATCGGGCGCGGGTGGCGCTGGAGGGCGCTGAGGCGGCGGAACTGGCCTCGGCGAAGGCGGTGGGGGCGCTGATGGGCGGAGTGGTCGCCGATGACCCGCGCGCCGAGGGCGAGCGCTGCCGCGACGAGGCCGGTGGGCTCACCCGGTTGGCGGAGGAGGCGCGGGAGCAGCGGGAGGCGCTGCGCGCGCTCGACGCGGTCGTGTCCAGGCGGGAGGTCGCCGCCGCCCGGCTGGCCGAGCTGACCGCCGCGCTGGAGGGCGCGCCTGAGCGGCTGCGGTCCGCGCGGGAGGCCGTGGAGGCGGCGAAGCTGGCCCGCGCGGCACTGCCGGAGGCCTCAGCCCGAGCCAAGGCCGCTACCGCGCTACCGGCGGCGGTCCGCGCGTCTGACGAGGCCGAGGCGGCGCGTTCGGTCGCCGTGGACGTTCACCAGGCGGCGGTGGACGCGCGCCAGGCCGTCCGGCAGCGCCGCCTGGACGGCATGGCCGCCGAACTGGCCGGTGAGCTGGTGGACGGGCTGCCGTGCCAGGTCTGCGGCGCGGGAGAGCATCCCGCGCCCGCCGCGTTCGACGGCGAGGCCGTGACGGCGGTCGACGAGGACCGGGCGGGCGCCGCCGAGGCGGTGGCGCTGGAGCGCAGGCGAGCGGCGGAGGACGCCGCCTACCGGGCGCTGGGGGCCGTGGACGCCCTGCGGTCCGCCGTCGGCGACCGCGATCCGGCTGAGCTGGTGGCCGAGCACCGCGAGCTGGCCGGGCTGGCCGCGCTGACGGCCGAGCGCGAGTCTGCGCTGCGCGGGCTGGAGACCGGGACGGCCGCGCTGACCGAGGAGCGCGCGGAGCTGGAGCGCGACGTGGTCGGCCTGGAGGCGCGCGGGTCCGAGCTGGCGGCGACCACCGCCGAGCGAGCCGCACGCCTGGAGCAGGCCCGAGAGGGCTTCCCGGACGTGGCCGCGAGACGCGCCCACCTGCTCTCGGCGGCCGACGCGCTGGACGAGTTGGCCCGCCGCCGCGCCGAGGTCTTGGGTGCTGCCGAGCGCGCGGCGCAGCTGGCGGGCGAGGTGGCGGAGCAGGTCGCGGAGGCCGGTTTCGCGACCGCCGCCGACGCCCGTGAGGCTGTCCGCACCGCGGAGCAGGTAGCCGGGTTGGAGCGCCGGGTGCGCGAGGCCGACGCCGCGAGGGCCGCCGCCGAGGCGGTCGTGGCCGACCACCCGGACGTGGACCCTTCGGTGGAGGTCGACGCGGGGGGCGCCGAGCGCCGGTTCCGCGAGGCCGGCCGGGAGGCGGAGGCGGCGGCGGGTGCGTCGAGCGCGGCGGTTGGCCGGTTGGCGCGCGCGGAGGAGCTGGCTGAGCGGCTGAGGGCGGCGTGGGCGCGGTTGGCGCCGGTCGAGGCGGAGTACCGGGAGCTGGACGCGTTCACCGACGTGATCAACGGCCGGGGCCAGAACACCGAGAGCATGACCCTGCGCACGTACGTGCTGGCCGCGAAGCTGGAGGAGGTCGCGGTCGCGGCGAGCGAGCGGCTGGACCGGATGAGCCAGGGCCGCTACCGCTTCGTGCACTCCACCGAGGCGGGCCCGCGCGGGGCCAGGGGCGGGCTGGGGCTCGACGTGCTCGACGACTACTCCGGCCACCAAAGGCCCACGAAGACGCTCAGCGGCGGCGAGTCGTTCCTGGCCTCGCTGGCGCTCGCGCTGGGCCTGGCGGACGTGGTGTCGCAGGGCGCGGTGCTGGACACGCTGTTCGTCGACGAGGGGTTCGGCACGCTCGACGCCGACACCCTCGACCTGGTCATGAACACCCTGGACGACCTGCGCGCGGGCGGCCGGGTGGTGGGGCTGGTGTCGCACGTGGAGGAGCTGCGGCAGCGCATCCCGACCCGGTTGAGGGTCAGGAAGGCGCGCGCCGGGTCCACCCTGGAGGTGACCACGGCGTAGGCGGGGGCGCGGGCCCCCGCCCGCGCCTCACCCCTCGTGCTCCAGCAGCCAGCGCTTCGCGTCCACGCCCCACCGGAAGTTCCCGATTGCCCCGCCCGTGCGCACCACCCGGTGGCACGGCACGAACAGCGCCGCCGCGTTCTTCGCGCACGCCGTGGCCGCCGCCCGCACCGCCGCCGGTCGCCCGGCCAGCTCCGCGTACCGCGCGTAGCTCACCGGCTGCCCCGCCGGGACGAGCCGCAGCGCGTCCCACGCCTGCTCCGTGAACGCCCCGGCCCGCTGCCGCACCGGCACCTCGGCGACCGCGCCCAGCTCACCCGAGTGGTAGGCCCGCACCGCCCTCGTCACCTCCCCGAGGTCCCGCCGCTCCTTGATCTCCTCCGGCTTCAACGACGCCGACACCTGCGGCATCAGCTCGTCCAGCGACGCGGTCCAGCCGCTCGCCAGCACCGCCCCGTCCCCGGCCACCACGGTGGTGAAGGGGCCGATGGGGGTGTCCACGGTGGACGTGAACGCGGTCACGCTGTCCTCCTGCTTCGCTCGTTCGAGTCACTTCGCCCGTTCAGGTCATCCCGCTCACGCGGACCCAGCGCGCCGAGGTGCACGGCCGCGTAGGAGCGCCACGGGCGCCACGCGGCCCCGCCCGCGACCAGCGGCACGTCCGGCGCGCCCAGCACCCGCGCGACGACCCGCCGCGCGACCGCCTCGCCGACGCCGGGGAACGCGGTCAGCTCGGCCAGCAGCTCGTCCGCGTCCCGCCCGACGTCCACCACCAGCCCGCCGCTGGCCAGCGCTCGCCCGACCGGGGTGTCCACGGCCGCCGGGTACAGGTGCGTCACCGCCCCGTCCGGGTGCTCCAGCGCCTCCCCCGCCTCCCGGTGCCCCAGCTCCCGCAGCAGCGTCTCAGCCCCGTCCACGCTGCCCGGCACCCGCGCCCCCGGTCGGGCCGCGACCAGCCCGCGCAGCGCCGGGTCGGCCCCGAGCACCGCGTCCACGGCCTGCGGGTCGGCGTCCAGGTCGAGCAGCCGCCGCACCCGGCTCACCGCCGTCCCCAGGTCCCGCAGGTCACCCAGCCGGAGGGAGCACAGCACGTGCCCGTCACGGGGGGTGAGGGCGACGGTGGCCGGGCCGTGCGGCAGCCGCAGCGAGCGCCGGTAGACGCCGCCGTCGACCTCCTCCACGCCGGGCACCGCCTCGGCGCGGAAGAACGCCAGCAGCCCGGCGGCGTCGAAGGGCGGCCGGTAGGGCAGCCGCAGCTCGATCCGCCCGGCAGCCCCCGAGGTCCTCCGCGCCTCGCGCAGCCGCGAGGGCGTGGCCGCGAACACCGCCCGGATCGTGTCGTTGAACTGCCGCACCGACGCGAACCCGGCCGCGAACGCCACGTCCGCGAACGCCAGGTCGGTGGTCTCGATCAGCAGCCGCGCCGAGTGCGCCCGGTGCGCCCGCGCCAGCGCCAGCGGCCCGGCGCCCAGCTCGACGGACAGCACCCGCGACAGGTGCCGCTCCGAGTAGCCGAGCCGCGCGGCCAGCCCCGGCACGCCGTCGCGCTCCACGACCCCGTCCCCGATCAGCCGCATGGCCCGCGCCGCGAGGTCCGCCCGCAGGTTCCACTCGGGTGACCCCGGAACGGCGTCCGGCAGGCACCTGCGGCACGCCCGGTAACCGGCGGACTGGGCGGCGGCGGCGGTCGGGTAGAACTCGACGTTGCGCTGCTTGGGCGTGGTCGCGGGGCAGGACGGGCGGCAGTAGATGCGGGTGGTGCGCACGGCGGTGATGAAGCACCCGTCGAAGCGGGCGTCGCGGGAGGCCACCGCCCGGTAGGCGCGTTCGGCGTCGAGGAGCACGCACCCACTGTGCCGCAGCCCGCGCCGCGCCTCTCGCGGAAATCGGACGCGGGGGCGCTGCGCGTAGACTCACGCCCCGTGAGTTTGACCCTCGGTATCGTCGGCCTGCCCAACGTCGGCAAGTCCACCCTGTTCAACGCCCTCACGCGCAACGACGTGCTCGCGGCGAACTACCCGTTCGCCACGATCGAGCCGAACGTCGGTGTGGTGCCGTTGCCGGATGCCAGGCTGGGCAAGCTGGCGGAGGTCTTCGGCTCCGAGCGCGAGGTGCCCGCCGTGGTGTCGTTCGTCGACATCGCGGGCATCGTCAAGGGCGCCTCCGAAGGCGCGGGCCTCGGCAACAAGTTCCTCGCGAACATCCGCGAGGCCAACGCGATCTGCCAGGTCGTCCGCGTGTTCGACGACTCGGACGTGATCCACGTCGACGACCGCGTCGACCCGGTCGCGGACATCGAGACGATCAACACCGAGCTGGTGCTGGCCGACCTCCAGACCCTGGAGAAGGCCATCCCCAGGTTGGAGAAGGAGGCGCGGACCCAGAAGGACCGCCGCCCCGCACTGGAGGCCGCGCAGAAGGCCCGCGAGATCCTCGACGCCGGGCGCACCCTGTTCTCCGCGCAGGCCGAGGTCGACGGCGAGCTGCTGCGCGAGCTGAGCCTGCTCACCACCAAGCCGTTCCTGTACGTGTTCAACGCCGACGAGGGCGTGCTCACGGACGAGGCGAGGCTCAAGGAGCTGCGCGAGCTGGTCGCGCCCGCCGACGCGGTGTTCCTCGACGCCAAGGTCGAGGCCGAGCTGCTGGAGCTGGACGAGGAGTCGGCGCGCGAGCTGCTGGAGTCGATCGGCCAGCACGAGCCGGGCCTGCACGCCCTGGCCCGCGCGGGCTTCCACACCCTCGGGCTCCAGACCTACCTGACGGCGGGCCCGAAGGAGGCGCGCGCCTGGACGATCCCGAAGGGCGCGACCGCCCCGCAGGCCGCGGGCGTGATCCACACGGACTTCGAGCGCGGGTTCATCAAGGCCGAGGTCGTGTCGTTCGCGGACCTCGTGGAGACCGGCTCGATGGCTGCCGCGAAGGCGGCGGGCAAGGTCCGCATGGAGGGCAAGGACTACGTGATGGTGGACGGGGACGTGGTGGAGTTCCGGTTCAACGTGTAGCGGGGTCTGCAGCGCGGCTTGCTGGGACTGGTCGAAGCCGCTGGTAGTGGACTTGAAAGCGCCGGGAAGCGATCCTTGCTTCCCGGCGTTTTCCCGTTTTTGCCCGGTGCCGCGCTGCCTTCGTCACTGCTGCTCGCGGTCACCGCTCGGCTGCGAGTCGAACCGGAGCACCGCAGAAGGTCCGCAGGAGGCGCATCGGCCCGGACGGGTATTCGCGGACGTTCGTTCAGAGGAAGGCGCGGCGGTGCATGTGGCACCTCCACTCGCGTGAAGCTGCCGGGTTCGGCCTTGATCTTGTAGTGAGATCGGCCCGTCGGGGGCTTTGCCCGATCGGTTGCTCAGGGTCATGCGCGACGTGGCGACGCCTGACCGGTCGAGCCCGTTCGTTCCCCTCGGTGTGACTGGTCATCGCCGGGAGCGGCTCGCTGACAGGTCCCGCCTGCCCTGACGGGTCCGGGCCGGTCTTCACCGTGCCGGTGAGCGCCGGCGCCTCGCGCGTCGACTGCGGCGACCCCTGGACTTCCGAACACGTTCCGAATGCTGTGGAGGCATGAGCGCCACGAACCGCGTCCTCAGTTCGACTCGTCGCTCGTCCGACCTGAGTAAACGCCCTGCCGAGGTCTTCGCCGAGGCCGAGGATCACCCCGTGACGGTGACGCGTCGTGACGGAGAAGCCCTCGTGCTCATGTCCCAGCGCGAGGCCGATGCCCGTGCCGGGCTGCTCCGGCTCGCCGCGCAACTGATCGCGGTGACCCTCGACGATGGCGGCTCGCTGGAGGAGCGCATGTCCACCGTGTTCCCCTGGATGCTCGCCTTGTCGCCTGACGGGCGGAAGAACTGCGCTCGGGCTGTCGTCGACGCGGCGCGTGCCTCGTTCTCGACCGACCAGCCGCATCTGGCAATTGCCGAGCTCACCTCCTGGCGGGAGACGGCGACGGCGCTGGCGGCGGGCCTGGGCGTAGACCCGGTCGAGTGGCTCGACCAGGACGAGTCCGTCGCGGCAGGCCCCGTCGAGCGCCCCTGACCGTGGCGAAGGAGAGCGTGGTCCCCCGTCCGCCGAAGAAGTCCGAGTACGAGATCCGCTTCGCCACTGCTGGGGCGGAGAAGGGCTGGCGCGACCTGGTCGCGACGATCCGTAATTCGATGGCCGAAGTTTGGGACTTCCTCACGGAGAAACCTCTGGAGAAGACGCCGACGAACTCCCCGCTGCGCGACCGGCTCGGCACCGTGACGCGTGCGGGGAAGACCCGTCAGCGCTGGCAGCACAAGCCGACGTTGAAAGGCGCTGCACGCATCTGGTTCTACGTCGAAGATCGCACGGTCTACCTGGAGCAAGTGCACACCAGTCACCCGAACGAGACCAAATAATGGCTGATCTTTGCTCGTGTTGACGCGGTGGTCAGGATTCGCGGTATGGCTGGTCAGCGCACGTCAAAGCCCCTGCTGGGGACGACGAGAACGCCGGGGAGCCCTTCCGCTCCCCGGCGTTCTCCCGTCTTCGCCCCGTCCCTGGCCGACCGCGAGAGCCCCGCTGCCTCACTTGTTGCCTGCCTCCACGACGCCGACGCCGCCGATGTGGGTGCCGGGGTGCGTGGCACCGTCCTGGCGCACGAGGGTGCCGTGCCCCCACGGGAAGCTCTGGGTGTCGGTGGTGTTCGGCGGCGTCACGAGGATCGAGTCGGGCGCCCAGTGCGAGGTGCCCTCGGCCACGTCGGTCCCCAGGAAGACGAGCTGCGCGTTGGTGCTCTCGCCGGGCGCGAGGCTGACGGGCGTGATCGGGTCGTCGCTGCGGACGAGGTCCCAGGTCTCGCCGTTGCGCTTGGCGAACTGGACGCCGGGGAAGCCCTGGATCGTGCAGCGGGCCTCGGAGTCGTTGCGGAAGAGCAGCTGGAGGCTCTTCTGGTCGGCGGAGCCCTGGTGCGGGAAGTCGATGCCGATGCCGACCTCCGCGGTGGCGCACAGCGCCTCGCCGCTCGCGGGCTCGGCGCCGTTGGACCTCATGGCGTCGGCCCCGCCGGTGACCTTCGTGCCACCGCTCGTGCTCGCCAGGGCCTGGGGCGCGGTCGAGGAGTCGGCTGCCGGGGTGGGGGAGGCGGTGCCCGCGGGCTGGCCGGACGAGCAGGCGGTCAGCGTGCCGAACGCGGCCAGTGCGGCGATGGCGGTGGCGCCCCGGACGACCCGCTTGTTGTTCGTGCGCATTTTTAATCCCCTCGATTCGCTCTCGGCTGTTTCCCCTTGCATGAGTAGAGATGTGCGGGACGGCAGTAAGGATGCCTTTTTGTGAACCGGATCACAGTGGGGCAACCTGAATTGTTGCCGGTCGTCATGACCGCTTGTTCAATTCGTCAAACAATTTTTTTGCGGAAATTTCCGGCGGGTTTCGGGGTGGTCCCGCCGCAGCGGGTGGGACCACCCCGACGGTGCTCAGCCGCAGGTCGTCGTCACCAGATGCGCAGCTCGTAGACCCGCACGACCGAGCCGAAGTTGATGTGGGTTCCTGGGGTGAAGGTCTTCGTGTGGTAGAGCCCGGCGAGCTCGTAGTTGACCGTCAGCTTGTTGCCACCCGCCTCGACGCGCTGGACGTTCGCGATGCTGACCGCCGTGACGCCCGCGCCGCTGAAGCACCGGGAGGTGTAGGTGCTGGCCGAGGTCTTGATGTTCAGCTTGGCGGGGGTGACCTTGTTGTCGGCGCAGGACACCTGGCCGATCGCCAGCGCCGGTCCGGCGGGGAGCGCGAGGAGCGCCCCGATCGCGACGGCCGCCGCTGCGGTGATCTTCTTCAGGGTGGTGCGCATGATCCGTTCGTCGCCTTTCGCAGGGGTGCGGTGGAGTGGCTGGCGCGGGTCCGGCCGCGTCACCAGATGCGGACTTCGTAGACCCGCACGACCGAGGCGAAGTTGATGTGGGTGCCGGGGGTCAGCGTCCTCGTGTAGTACTGGCTGCCCGACTGGTAGTTGACCGTCAGCTTGTTGTTGCCGGAGGACGCCCGGTAGACGTTGGGGACCTCGACGGCCACGACGCCGCTGTTGGCGAAGCACCGGTTGGTGCCCAGGTTCTGGCCGACCCTGATGTCGAGCTTGGCGAAGTCGGTGCGGTTCCCGCAGGCGACCTGGTCGATCGCGAACGCGGGGCCTGCCGGGATCGCGACGAGCGCCGCGACGGCGGTGGCGGCGGCCAGGGTGAACTTCTTCGAACTGGAGCGCATGGCTGGCGTCCTTCCCCTTCGAAGTCGTCGTCCGCCCGCGCGGGAGCGCCCTCCCGGGGGAGGGCGTGGGAGGGCTGGGAGCGCGGGAGGGCGTGCCGAACGCGGGTGATCTTGCCGGAAAGCCGCCGGGGGTTGCCACAGTCCGTAGTGGATCGGGCACCAGGGGTTGCGGGCGGGTTCGGGGCGCCGGTCGACGTCGTGGACCGCGCGGGTGAACGGCCGCCCCGGCCCGACGACCACACCCCGTGACCACCGTCCGGGTAGGCTCCGCCTCGCTCGCCCCGCCGAGAGCCCGTTCCGGGCGAAGACCAGACCGAGCAGGAACCCGAGGTCCGCCATGCCCCGTCCACCGCGACGGACCCCGGACACGACGAGGCCCCGCGGTCGCGTTCACCACGGGGCCTCGACGAGCTCCTCGACCGCGGGCCTCCCCCCGGAGGCCCGGCGTCGGGTCAGCGAACCTGCTTGCGGCTGTGCCTGGCCATCGCCAGCACGCCACCGGCGGTCGCCAGCATCCCGAAGGCGGCCACGGTGAACACGAAGATGTCGGCGGTCATGCGAATTCCCCTTGTTGCGGTTGATCTCCCACAGGTCTTGACGCACGGGTACCCGGAACGTTGCCCCGGCAGTCATGAAACTCACACGATCGTGGAGGATCCTCGGTGAACCTGCGCACCCTGGAAGCGCGCGTGCTGCCCCTCGCGCCCTGGCTGTTCGGGCTCTCCCTGCTGGGGCACCTGCTGATGGTCGCCCTCCAGACCAAGATGACCATGGTCGATCTGATGGTCTACCGGAACGCCGCGCCCGAGCTGTTCACCGGCGAGCTGTACCAGTGGCGCCTCAAGGAGTTCTCCGACCAGTTCGCGCTGCCGTTCACCTACCCGCCGTTCTCGGCGCTCGTGTTCGTCCCGCTGTCCTGGGTCCCCTGGGGCGTGGCCCGCTGGTTCTGGCAGCTGCTGTCCCTGGCCTGCCTCTGGTACCTCACCCGCACCTCGCTGGAGCTGGCGGGCAGCGCGAACCCGCGCCGCGTCCTGCTGTGGACCGGCCTGCTGATCTGGGTCGAGCCCGTCCGCACCACGCTGAACTACGGCCAGATCAACCTCGTCCTGGCCGCGCTGCTCATCGGCACCATGGTCAGCGCGCGCTCGTGGATGGCGGGCCTGGGCACCGGCGTCGCGGCGGGCATCAAGCTCACCCCGGCGATCACCGGCCTGTACTTCCTCGCCACCCGCCGCTGGACCGCCGCGCTGTGGTCGTTCGCCGCGTTCGCGGGCACGGTCGGCCTCGGCTACGCGATCTCCGCGAGCCAGTCGCACCAGTTCTGGTTCCAGCTCCTCGGCGACGCCACCCGCGTCGGCCCGGTCGGCTCCGCGATCAACCAGTCGCTGCGCGGCGCGCTGTCCCGCACCGTCGGCCACGACGTGGAGACCGGCCCGATCTTCCTGGTCGCCGCAGCGCTGGCCGCAGCGCTCGCCCTGTGGGCGCTGCTGGAGGCCGTGCGCGCGAACGACAGCCTCGCGGCCGTGGTGAGCACCCAGTTCCTCGGCCTGCTCGTCT includes:
- a CDS encoding DUF6542 domain-containing protein; the protein is MTAATRDRRSEPDEDDEFEEVRWNDRAMFGSFRGLQWWAAVLIAFALAFVGAFIDVNSSKTVGLLFGVVFFVGSVGAVVFVERRSMFGPVVQPPLVVAVVVPLVVLATGDSSSQGMALALDLGKPLMNAFPAMALTTLFTVGIGVARVFLQRDPNRVTQDELDAEEAPRPPKKRPRPVEAEDAVEADERPKRPRKPAPAEDGERPRRPRPSGASGEKKPTGEKKPSGERPRKPAGERPRRPRPRDED
- a CDS encoding methylated-DNA--[protein]-cysteine S-methyltransferase is translated as MTAFTSTVDTPIGPFTTVVAGDGAVLASGWTASLDELMPQVSASLKPEEIKERRDLGEVTRAVRAYHSGELGAVAEVPVRQRAGAFTEQAWDALRLVPAGQPVSYARYAELAGRPAAVRAAATACAKNAAALFVPCHRVVRTGGAIGNFRWGVDAKRWLLEHEG
- a CDS encoding exonuclease SbcCD subunit D, yielding MRLLHTSDWHVGRVFHGRDLLREQEAVLGGLADLVADERVDVVVVSGDLFDRAVPNAEAVALCSRVLERLRAAGARVVVTPGNHDSAARLGLFGGFAAAGGLHLRTRVADLADPVLLADEHGPVALYGIPFLEPETARHVLGVPSARGHAGVLTEAMRRVSADLAARPGDTRSVVLAHAFVTGGAPSDSERTIAVGGVQEVSGSVFDGIDYAALGHLHGSQELADHLRYSGSPLAYSFSEAGHTKSVWLVELGGGGLAGVERRELPVPRPLGRLRGELGALLADPAHTAVEGSFLSVELTDRVRPLDALRRLQDRFKHAVHVEWKPEGGRRAELRFAERVRGRSDEEVTCCFVEDVRNSPPSPGELALLREAFAAAGREEGA
- a CDS encoding AAA family ATPase, translating into MRLHRLELSAFGPYPGREVVDFDALGADGLFLLHGDTGAGKTTLLDAVAFALFGQVPGARGEVKRLRCDYASPDVETVVSLELTVRERRLVITRSPEYERPKKRGGGTTRQNAKAALAWVSGWEGEGHGRIDEVAREVESLLGMTAHQFFQVVLLPQGEFARFLRADTGEREKLLEKLFGTERFLAVEKWFRERRAERGRELRELTEANVRLAGNVAEAARAEQPEDGGDPAWLEALLGGLAEEAGRAQELAGTTAEARTGAERAWQGARDLEALVGRVRRAHDELVRCAEDEPERKRLLDEAEAARRAAPVVQALRGGDRARVALEGAEAAELASAKAVGALMGGVVADDPRAEGERCRDEAGGLTRLAEEAREQREALRALDAVVSRREVAAARLAELTAALEGAPERLRSAREAVEAAKLARAALPEASARAKAATALPAAVRASDEAEAARSVAVDVHQAAVDARQAVRQRRLDGMAAELAGELVDGLPCQVCGAGEHPAPAAFDGEAVTAVDEDRAGAAEAVALERRRAAEDAAYRALGAVDALRSAVGDRDPAELVAEHRELAGLAALTAERESALRGLETGTAALTEERAELERDVVGLEARGSELAATTAERAARLEQAREGFPDVAARRAHLLSAADALDELARRRAEVLGAAERAAQLAGEVAEQVAEAGFATAADAREAVRTAEQVAGLERRVREADAARAAAEAVVADHPDVDPSVEVDAGGAERRFREAGREAEAAAGASSAAVGRLARAEELAERLRAAWARLAPVEAEYRELDAFTDVINGRGQNTESMTLRTYVLAAKLEEVAVAASERLDRMSQGRYRFVHSTEAGPRGARGGLGLDVLDDYSGHQRPTKTLSGGESFLASLALALGLADVVSQGAVLDTLFVDEGFGTLDADTLDLVMNTLDDLRAGGRVVGLVSHVEELRQRIPTRLRVRKARAGSTLEVTTA
- a CDS encoding DNA recombination protein RmuC is translated as MTAVLSTAAVVVALLLAGALALLWRLYQDSVRRVDAALDEVRRERERGEVRQLALQRYEVAFSSSSGRGELGERVLVETARALGLREGVHFGLQVDVAGGGSVRPDLVLEVGGGRRVPVDAKMSMALWAEAVETDDPRERADALRVHVRTIRARAAELAGKGYQRWADAIYGTVMFVPNDGAVVAALDTDPELLRWLLDRRVFLCGPTGFAVIASAAVFAASDRALADDVERVKAQAGRAHRAAEGAVEAVNLSGTHLQRFLSARRRELDALEALRTAVAPLSAASGAPAPPPEVRGADDREVVGAPSRAREA